DNA from Brachybacterium avium:
TTGGCGAGGTCGGCGCCCGCGGACTTCATCTCGATCAGCGCAGTGCCGGAGATCAGCGCGTCGATGTAGCCCTGACCGCCGGTGGAAGCGCGCTGAGCACGCTTCTCATAGAGCGCCGCGCCAGAGCGGGTGATACCGAAGACCCGCAGCAGATCCCGAACGAACGACTGCGCCTCGCCCCGTTCATACCCCTCTGCGTCGCGCCACTGCGCCACGAACGCCCCAGCTCGGGAACGGATATCGGGTAGCACGAGAGGCTTCTGACTCATGGGCACATGATCCCAGGTCGCATGAGCTTTTAGGGGCAGATCGAAAGGTCGGGGCTGGTCACAGCCGCCACGCGGCTCGCCGCTTGCGCGAGCGCACCGGATCCTGAGATCCGCGTTTCACGTCTTCGCGTTTGCGGCGCCGGGGTGCTACGTTGAACAGACTTCGTGTGGCACACAAAGTGCTACTCGGGCTGAGAGCCCGTCCCCGCGGCCACGGAGACGAGCCCTCAGCAGTTGAATCAGAGTCTCAGGCGATGCCCACTACAGCGAGCCCTGCGAACACTGATGCTTTCACGATCGCCACGACGAACCGATGGTCCACCTGGATCTCGATCGCCGTGGCGATCGTCGTTTCGTTCATGAGCGATTCCGCACGGAATCTCATGGATGCTTCCTCCTTCCGCGCTGAGTGCGGATGCCGGTCACGCTCCCTTCTGGTCTCGTAGATCGGCCGCAACGGCGGGTGCCGCAGCGGCTTGAAGTCCAGACTACATGTGGTGGTGACCTGGCGCGATGACCACAAGATGTACTGAACTACAACGATGTCATCCACAGCTCGTTGTTGATGGGCTGTGGACGGCGGGAGGTGCCTGTGGACGGTTTATAGCAATTGCCAGCAAACTGCCTAGTAGAACCCGTGTTCGAGTGTGGAGGGCAGTCTTGCGATGCCGCTCGGAGTGTGGATAGATGCTCGACTTCTTCTCGTCTGGCACGCCTTCTCGGCGCCAAAAGGGTGCGCTGGGCCCTCACTCCCTTTGTTCTCGTCGGCGTGTCGTCGGCGTGTCGCGAGCACACTTGCGATACACGCCCACCTCTGGTGGGCGCATTGCTGATCACCATGTGAGGAGCCCGGTCGTGTGCGGAAGGTTCACGTTGGCGTTCGGTGGAGATCGGCTGCTGCACGGCTATGTGGCCACAGGGCAGGACCGCGCGGTGCAGTGGGAGGCGGTCTACAGCATCGCGCCGCGTACCAAGGCGCCGGTGGTGCGCGAGTTCGTCGACGACGACGGCGAGGTGCAGCGGAGTCTCGAGCTGGCGCGCTGGGGTCTGTACCCCGCGTGGGCGAAGGACAAGGGGCCTCGCCCGATCAACGCGCGCCTGGAGACGATCGCGACCAACGGCATGTTCCGCGGACCGTTCTCGAGCGGCCGCGCCATCGTGCCCATGACCGGCTACTACGAGTGGGTCGAGGCCGACGACGGCGGCAAGGACCCGTTCTTCATCCACCACCCTGACGGGGAGTTGCTGCACGCTGCCGGCCTCACCTCCGCTCGCAAGGCCGAGGACGGCGACGGCTGGGACGTCACCTTCACCATCGTCACGCGCGAGGCGCGGGACGCCAGCGGTGAAGTCCACGACCGCATGCCCGTCTTCCTCACCGAGGATGCCGTCGCCGACTGGCTCGTCCCCGGGAAGCTCGAGCCCGAGCAGAAGGACCCCCTGCTCGCGCAGCTCGACCAGGTCTCCACCACCATGGCCGCCGAGCTGGTGACCGTGCCGGTGGACCGCCAGGTCAACAACGTCCGCACCCTCGACCGCACGGACCCCTCGCTCATCGCACCGCTCGACGCCGACTGAGCCCACCGGCGCCTGGCTGTCCGGCCCCGAGCGCACACTGAGCCCCGTGAGCCCCCAGCCCTTCACTCCCTATCCCGCTCCGCCCGCCGGGCGGTCGAGCGAGATGCGCGCGAGATACCCGCGGTACTACGCGCAAAAGGACCTGCTCGGCGCGGCCGAGTCGGTCGTCGCCGGTTACCAGCGCGCCGTCGCCGGTGGCACCCCGGTGTCCATGAGCCACAGCTGGCGGGACCCCGATGTCCCGGACGAGTCTGTGCAGGTGATCGTGGGCGGGGAGCGGCTGCTCCTCACTGTCGAGGAGTGGCTGGGCCGCATCGAGCTCGCCAAGCCCCACGTGATGTCCTGGGTCTCCGCCCGAGTCCACCTCGAGGGCGCGAAGCACCGTGCCGGACGCGGCCGCGCGGAGCCGTACTGGCACGAGGCGGTTCGTCGCGCGAACCCGGGCCGCCGCTGAGCTGACACCGGGGCTCGTGTCGTGCGCGGCACCTGGGTGTCGAACACCGCGGGGGCGTGCGACGGCAGGACGCCGCCTGCCGCTGCAGTCGAGTGCTGGTGCTGTGGACCGGGGGGCGTGGCTGGTTCAGGTTCTGGGCGCGTCGACGAGCAAGGTGGGGGAGTCGCCGGCGATCACGTGACCCCATCTCGGTTCCCCTGGGGGTGCTGGACCGGGGGATCTTGACGCACTGGCGGGGGAGGGGCACACCCGGCTCGCTGCGCTCGGCCGGCGGTCCCCAACAAGATCCCGACGCGCTGCGCTTATTTCGCCGGGATCTTCTTGGGTCCTCGCCGGCTGCCCGGGCTCTCGCCTCCGGCTCGACCCTTCGGGGTGCACCACCCCCACCAGCGCATCCCCGCTCCTTGTCAGCACCCCCCGAACAGCGGAACGAAGGAGCACACCATGAGCATCACCGTCTACACCAAGCCCCGCTGCGTCCAGTGCGACGCGACCAAGCGAGCCCTCAACAAGTCCGGCATCGCCTACGACCTGGTCGACCTCACCGAGGACGAGCTCGCGCTCGAGCAGGTCAAGGCTCTCGGGTACGCGCAGGCGCCGGTGGTCGTCACCAGCAACGACCACTGGTCCGGGTTCCGGCCCGACAAGCTCAAGGAGCTCGCCTGACACCAAGGGCGGGAGGCAACCCCTCCCGCCCACACTCTTTCCACTATCTGCACTACTTGCATTATCTGCACTGGTCGGGTAGGCTCGAATCACCATCGACCAGGGAGGACAGCATGGACCGCTTCACCGCCTTCGAGGGGAACCTCGCCGCAGATCCCGAGCTCAAGGAGTTCGAGGACGGGAACGCCTCCGTGCGCTTCCGCCTCCTCAACAACCCCACGCGCACCGACCGCCGCACCGGCGAGGTGATCAAGGAGACGCCCGTCGGCCAGTCCTGCATCGCCCGCGACCCGTTCGCACGCACCATCGCCGCCAACGCCAAGAAGGGCACCCGACTCCTCGTCTGGGGCGCCCTCAAGGCCCGCGAGTACACCGACAGGGACGGCAACCGCCGCACCGCCGAGTACCTCGACGTCAAGGCAGTCGGGGAGTCCTGGCGGTTCCTCAAGTCGTCCCCCCAGGCCACCGAGACCCCCGCTCCCTCCGAGGAGGCCGCTTCGCCGTGGCCGGAGGCCGCGCAGCCCGGCTCCGGCTTCGCCGGCTGACCCCAGACCCAGAACGCCCCCGACTCGTGCTCCGGTCGGGGGCGTTCTGCTGTCACCACAGCGGGAGCTGATCCCGGTCGATCGGCCTAACACCATCCGCCATCACACCATCGACGTCCGCGCCGTCGCGCGCAGCGTCGCGCAGCTCCCGCGCGCGGCCGCGGGCACCGCGCACATCCCGCAGCGCGCTCCCGAGCCGGTGCCGGCGAGCTGCCCACTCCCGCCGGTTCTCGCCGCTCGTGCTCGCCGAGAGGTGGGCCGGGTTCTGGCACAGCGGGTTGTCGCAGTCCCCGTGGGCGACCACGGGCGGCAGCTCGGCTCCCGGGTGTGCGATCGACCAAGCGAAGCGGTGGGCGATCACCACCAGGCCGTCACCGACCCAGAACCGCCCGTGGCCCCTGCCTGAGATCGCCCCGGTCCACAGCCAGCATCCACCCTCGATCCGGCGGACCTTCTCGAAGTACCGTTCCCGGATGGCTGGATCGGCCGCAGCCGCGACGATGTCGAGCATGAGAGGACCTCTCACCGACTCCACTCGGCGGTGGCAAGGTCGACAGTGGCTTCGCCCTGCTCCTCGCCGTCCTGGTACAGCATTCCGTGCAGCTCGGTGCCGTCCGCAGAGGCCGGCGACAGTTGCCGGTGCACGTCTCCGTCCAGCTGGATCATCACGCCCTCGCGGACAAGCGCCGCCGCTTCGGCCTCGGCCTTCTCGTCACTCAGCTTCTTCACCGGCTTCTTCCCTTCCGGCCGCACCACACTTCGTGTCGAGATCCCCAGTCTCTCGCCGACCTCGCGCCGGTTGATCCCGAGCGTGAGCATCTCCCGCTGCAGCTCCTCGGCGCGCCGGCGCGCTTCTGCCGCGTCCTTCTTCGCTTGCTCGCGAGCCTCGGCGATTCTCGCCTCGGCCTGCTCCCGGATCTTCGCCACCTTCGCCTCGGTGGCGGCGTCGACGCCTTCGATCTCGAGCTGTGCTTCCTCGAACCGTTCCGCGATCCGCAGCAACTCCTGCTCGCGCTCGAGGAACCGATTCGCGCGCTCTCTCGCTCGCTCTCGGGCCTCGGCCGCCTTCGTGCTCTTTCGTGCCACTCTCGACTCCTTTGCTCAAAGCTTCCTTGTGACGGCCTCCGGGGGAGCCCCTGTGGCGCGCGCTGGGGGCGCCGCAGTGGTGCCGGCTTGCGCGCCTGGGCCTGAAGCGCGCTTTGGTTCGCCGCTGTGCTGTGCGGAGCGTGCCGCCGCGACGCGGTCCGTGAGCGGCTGTAGCCGCGGGCTCCTCGTAGGTTGCTGATGAAAGAAGGCCGCGGCGCGCTCGCCATGAGGCTGAGCGTTGAAGAGGCCTTTCGACGCCGCCGTCACGGCAGCATCGAGCTCTGACTCCGAAACGCCCACCTTCGGCGCAGCCTCCCGGATCGGGATTCCTTCGAGCCGGTCGCCTCGGGGCTCTCGGGTGTTGCCTTCACAGTCCACCAGTAGCTCGTAGCTCTCGTGAGCCGGGCTGTCGGACTGTGAGGCACTCTCCGGGTTCCGGGTCAGGGTGACCATCGGGAAGTCCGACACCAGGGAGGGGTCGCGCTCATCGGCGATGATCCCGGGGTTCTCGGGGCTGTCTCGGTACGTCTGCCAGGACTCGAGGAAGGTGGCGCGCAGCTGTTCCACTTCCGCGCGGAACCTCGAGTCTCGCTCCATAAGCAGCGCATGCGATGAGGACAGATCACTACTGGTGGGACTGCTTCGGTCGGGCATGGTCTTCCCCTCTCAGATCGGTCTCGGCTTAGGTTAACGCTCGGCCACCGCTGGAACGCATGTCCGGTGGTGGCTGGCGCGGGTTTTCGCGCTCGTAGAGGATCGCGCCGTCGACGCTCGTCCCGTATCGGCGCTGCGCGACCTCCCGCATCTCGCCCCTGATCGCCGCTCGACTCCCCGGCGCGACTCCCGAGGCGTTGGCTGCGAGGCGCGCCCGCTCGAGATCGCCAGCGCTCGCGCGATCCCACCATCGAGGATCGCGAACCTGTGCGAGCGCCCGCTCGGCGCGGACGCGATCCGTCCGCTCCTGCACGCTCTCGAGCTCCCGTCGGTGCGGGGTTCTGCCTGTCTTCGCGTTCGGGTTCCGACGAGCCCTGGGTTCGTCCTCTCTCAGATCACGAAGCGGGATCGCGCGTTGGCGTGCCGCAGTTCCGCGAGACTCAGCTTGCACTGCTGGTGATCGGTCAGGGTGCGGTCGAGCCCGGCGCACTGCTGCCGCTCTCTGACGAAGGCGGTCGACGTCGATCGCTCGTCTGGGTTGCTCGGGCCGTGTCTGCTGTCGGACTGGCTCATCCACTGTGGGGGTGCTCATGAGGGCCTCCTGGCCTGAGTGTACTTGCGCACTCCCTCGCGCGCGAGGCCTCGGCCGCAACAGTGTCGCCATGGATCTGCCGATCCGCGCCGTCGGCCCGGATGAGCTGCGCTGCTCCCTGTGGACAGCGGATGGCTCCTAACACCACCCCCAGCCCACAGTCCACAGCGCAGCTCACTGCTCATCGCTGACCACACTACGTGTGGACAGCGAGCATGCACGGCATGCGCCGATGCTTTAGGTCCGATCGGCAGATCGAGCAAGCTCGATCCAGAGGACGCTTCGCGCCTCCCTGAGGTTCGCTTCGCTCACGGCCGATCAGGACCACAGCAACGTCACACCTCTTGCATTATGAATGTCCTCGGTGTCGCTGACGCGAAGTGCGGGCTAGTATCAGCGCATGATGTCCGTGAGCAAGCTGTCCCATGGGGACGGCTATGCCTACTACTCGGCGATGACCGCGTCCGGCGATCAGCGCCGCCAAGATGGCCAAGAGCTCACGGACTACTACCTCGACTCCGGCGCCCCCGAGGGCCGCTGGATCGGCAAGGGCACCGCCGCGCTCGGCGTCTCCGGCGCCGTGTCCGAGCAGCAGATGAAGGCCCTTTTCGGGGAGGGACGGCACCCCAACGCCGACGCGATCGAGGCCTCGGTGATCGCCGGCGGCGGCTCGGCGAAGGACGCCGAGCGGGCGTCCCGACTCGGCCGACGGCCGTACAAGTACGACTCGTCGACGAGCGAGATCGGGCAGCGGATCCAGTCCGCCCGTGACGCTCAAGAGATCCGGCTGGGCCGCGAGCTCTCCGTGGACGAGATCCGCCAGACCCGGATGCGCGTCGCCTCCGAGGTCTACGAGGAACGCTTCTCCCACCGGCCGACGGACGACAAGGAACTCGCCACCTTCCTGTCCAAGGAGCTGTCCAAGGGGTCGAACTCCGTGGCCGGATACGACCTGACCTTCTCCCCACCCAAGAGCGTCTCGGTCCTCTGGGGCCTCGCCGACAAGGACACCGCCGAGGCCGTGGCGGCAGCTCATGAGGCTGCTATCGACGACGCCGTGGAGTACCTCGAGGAGCACGCCATCGGCACCCGCGCAGGCGCCGGTGGAGTCGCCCAGCTGGACGTGACCGGAATGATCGCCACCCGCTTCCGCCACCACGACTCCCGCGACGGCGACCCGCAGCTCCACGATCACGTCGTCGTTGCGAACAAGGTCTACGACCCGCAGAGCGACCGGTGGAGGACTCTCGACGGCGCCGCGCTCTACCGCTCCGCCGTCTCCGCCAGCGAGCACTACAACCAGCGCCTGGTCGCCCATCTCTCCGCACGCGGATTCAGCTTCTCGCCTCGCTCCACCGGACCGGGCAAGCGGCCCGTGATGGAGGTCGACGGCATCGACCCGCGTCTCATGTCGCAGTCCGCGAAGCGCTCGGCCGCGATCCGAGCACGCACTCGCGAACTCGTCGCCTCTTACGTCCGTGAGCACGGACGCGAACCCGACACGAAGCTGATGCACCAGCTCCGCCAGCAGGCAACGCTCGAGACCCGCACCCCCAAGGGACCGCACCGCTCCCTCGCCGAGATGCGCGAGCAGTGGCGCAACGAGGCCGCTGAGATCCTCGGCAGCACCGACGTGGAGGGGATCGCGGACGTCGCCCGGCAGGCCGCCATCGGCTCTCGAGAGCGGGCCCTCGCGGTGCGCGACGGCCTGAACATCATCGGCGCCGGCGAGAACGTAATCGCCGAACTCTCCACCCGTCGCTCGACGTGGGCAGAGCGCGACATCCGCGCCGAGGTCGACCGCTGGGCAGCACGGAACGACGGCTGGATGCTCAGCGGGTTCCAGCGCGAGGCGATCGCCCAGTACGCCCGCGACGTCGGCAGCGTCAACCTCACACCCCGTTCAGAGGCGCCGGTCCTCGCGGACCTGACCCGTGCCGACGGCACCTCCATTTACGAGCCGCGAGACCGGAACATCTACACCTCCGCACGGATGATCGACGCCGAGTACACGCTGCTCGACGCCGCCCGCGAGGAGGCCATCCCGGCAGCCGCGCCCGCCACCTTCGACGAGGTCCTCGCGCGCCAGGACGTACCCCTTGACGACGGGCAGATCGAACTTGCACGAGCCTTCGCCTGCGGAGAGCACGTGCTCGCCGTCGGCATCGGTCCCGCCGGTGCCGGCAAGACCACCGCCATGAAGCTCGCCGTCGAGACGGTCCAGGCCGGAGGCGGCCGCGTCATCGGCCTGTCCGTCGCCGCCACCGCGGCCGCACAGCTCGAGGACGCCACGGGGGCGGAATCCACCACCCTCGCGCAGTGGCTGCACTGGCGCGGCCGCGCCCGCGAGGGCGACCCCGTCCCTGAGCGGTTCGCGCTTCGCACCGGCGACGTCGTCCTCGTCGACGAGGCCGGGATGGCTGGCACCCTGAACCTCGAGCAGCTCGTGAGCGACGCCCGGATCGTCGGTGCCCACGTCCGCCTCATCGGCGATGACCGTCAGCTGCAGGCGGTCGAGTCCGGGGGCGCGCTGCGCATGATCGCCTCCGAGGTCGGCGCCGTCGAACTCACCCAGCTGCACCGCTTCCGCCACACCGACGGCACGCGCAACGACGCTGAGGCCCAAGCCTCCCTCGCCCTCCGACAGGGCGACATCAGCTGGTACGAGTCCGCCGGCCGAGTCCACTCCGGCCGCCACGAGGATCTCGTCGACCAGATCGTTCGCGCATGGGACGCCGACGACGGCGCCGGACGCGAATCGCTCATGATGGCCGACACCAACGTGCGGGTCGCCGAGCTGAACGGCCTCGCCCAGGAACGCCGGATCGCCCGCGGGCAGGTCGACCTCAGTGCGAGCACCGCCCTCCGCGACGGCCACGACGCCGGGATCGGGGACGTCGTCGTGACCCGGCGCGTGGACCGCACCCTCACCATCAACGGCACCCGGGACTGCGTGAAGAACGGCGACGCCTGGACAGTGCAGCGCATCCACGACGACGGCTCGATCACCGCCGCCCGACTCACCGACGAGCGCCCCGTCCACCTCCCGGCCGAGTACGTGCGCGAGTCCACCGAACTGGGCTACGCAAGCACCGTGCACCGCGCCCAGGGCCGCACCGTCGACGTCGCCCGAGCCCTGGCCACCACCGCCACCAGCCGTGAAGGCCTCTACGTGGCCATGACCCGCGGTCGCCACTCCAACGAGCTCTTCGTCGGCACCGACGACCAGCCCCGCGACGTGGTCCTCTCGAGGATCACCCGCTCCGATCGGCGCGACGTCGCCGCCCGTGACGCGATGCTCACCGAAGCCGAGCGCGTGGACTCCCCCGCCGAGCTCGGCCGACAGCACCAGGACGTCACCAGCCGCGCCGACGAGCAGCGGTACAGCAGCCACCTCCGCGAGAGCCTCGGCGCCGGCGCCGAGCGCGTGGTGACCTCCGACGCCCGCTCCGCTGTCGACGCCGCGCTGCGCAGCGCCGAGGACGCCGGCTACGACATCGACCGCCTCCTGCACCGCCACAGCGACGTCCTCGAGCCTGACAAGGCCGAGGACCCCGGCAAGCTCCTCGCCTGGCGGCTGCGCAACGACCTCCGCCGGGGCTCTGAGCAGGCGAGCTCGGCCGAGCGCAGGCCCCTGCGCGAGATGCCCCGC
Protein-coding regions in this window:
- a CDS encoding SOS response-associated peptidase, with product MCGRFTLAFGGDRLLHGYVATGQDRAVQWEAVYSIAPRTKAPVVREFVDDDGEVQRSLELARWGLYPAWAKDKGPRPINARLETIATNGMFRGPFSSGRAIVPMTGYYEWVEADDGGKDPFFIHHPDGELLHAAGLTSARKAEDGDGWDVTFTIVTREARDASGEVHDRMPVFLTEDAVADWLVPGKLEPEQKDPLLAQLDQVSTTMAAELVTVPVDRQVNNVRTLDRTDPSLIAPLDAD
- the nrdH gene encoding glutaredoxin-like protein NrdH; translation: MSITVYTKPRCVQCDATKRALNKSGIAYDLVDLTEDELALEQVKALGYAQAPVVVTSNDHWSGFRPDKLKELA
- a CDS encoding single-stranded DNA-binding protein, translating into MDRFTAFEGNLAADPELKEFEDGNASVRFRLLNNPTRTDRRTGEVIKETPVGQSCIARDPFARTIAANAKKGTRLLVWGALKAREYTDRDGNRRTAEYLDVKAVGESWRFLKSSPQATETPAPSEEAASPWPEAAQPGSGFAG
- the mobF gene encoding MobF family relaxase; protein product: MMSVSKLSHGDGYAYYSAMTASGDQRRQDGQELTDYYLDSGAPEGRWIGKGTAALGVSGAVSEQQMKALFGEGRHPNADAIEASVIAGGGSAKDAERASRLGRRPYKYDSSTSEIGQRIQSARDAQEIRLGRELSVDEIRQTRMRVASEVYEERFSHRPTDDKELATFLSKELSKGSNSVAGYDLTFSPPKSVSVLWGLADKDTAEAVAAAHEAAIDDAVEYLEEHAIGTRAGAGGVAQLDVTGMIATRFRHHDSRDGDPQLHDHVVVANKVYDPQSDRWRTLDGAALYRSAVSASEHYNQRLVAHLSARGFSFSPRSTGPGKRPVMEVDGIDPRLMSQSAKRSAAIRARTRELVASYVREHGREPDTKLMHQLRQQATLETRTPKGPHRSLAEMREQWRNEAAEILGSTDVEGIADVARQAAIGSRERALAVRDGLNIIGAGENVIAELSTRRSTWAERDIRAEVDRWAARNDGWMLSGFQREAIAQYARDVGSVNLTPRSEAPVLADLTRADGTSIYEPRDRNIYTSARMIDAEYTLLDAAREEAIPAAAPATFDEVLARQDVPLDDGQIELARAFACGEHVLAVGIGPAGAGKTTAMKLAVETVQAGGGRVIGLSVAATAAAQLEDATGAESTTLAQWLHWRGRAREGDPVPERFALRTGDVVLVDEAGMAGTLNLEQLVSDARIVGAHVRLIGDDRQLQAVESGGALRMIASEVGAVELTQLHRFRHTDGTRNDAEAQASLALRQGDISWYESAGRVHSGRHEDLVDQIVRAWDADDGAGRESLMMADTNVRVAELNGLAQERRIARGQVDLSASTALRDGHDAGIGDVVVTRRVDRTLTINGTRDCVKNGDAWTVQRIHDDGSITAARLTDERPVHLPAEYVRESTELGYASTVHRAQGRTVDVARALATTATSREGLYVAMTRGRHSNELFVGTDDQPRDVVLSRITRSDRRDVAARDAMLTEAERVDSPAELGRQHQDVTSRADEQRYSSHLRESLGAGAERVVTSDARSAVDAALRSAEDAGYDIDRLLHRHSDVLEPDKAEDPGKLLAWRLRNDLRRGSEQASSAERRPLREMPRERLVELSAESAERRTAAREAVNIAEARHSLDAKPIDLKDRTVPAWTDRPHGSLTAGELSDMVAAARVVASEDQHQLTDARRELRELQREWSTYRRAEVNLRDPRMETTAARIQHVEETVSALREKLRAGHTDLTELRREHGMRRAMPTRSWVLENVQRDAQRRHGHTDREHIRARAGHVLDLEDARRILERESTLDRTIRAEQRRREVEPDRAMSAPADGLPRWLAPDRGMEDPALSPAWRDHLAQRREFLAARLRADGRALALRREPWTRDLGPTPADGTAQRTRWEETAGQVKAWRQLHDYADETRALPEPSEVAAQERADLEQLRSRLAPPRAAAPARTRDVPLPSLKDRVAAQRAAEGVSRLSEGQKRADEQMRQRLAQQAREREQGKGPVQR